One segment of Malassezia restricta chromosome V, complete sequence DNA contains the following:
- a CDS encoding glucan synthesis regulatory protein — protein MVRQFLATLKEFFGPDPRILAASQRDEILGNDTPISALHGTQSVSQLSHGAATESRVSLPVFNSGVRQGSQVVRAWQRIQLFCEEQYEELRDTLNWPAKAETLNALQHGIGRALPQAVCEWLLCCDGQEIESYASCSDGLFFGLPFLGSDAILREWRFWRLVDKDERTVNNPDLNKRMASCPPGWVRKRYSCPDWIPLISDGLGNYIGVDLSPDPNGEGKPGQVILFGRDFDTKMVLYGCDGPDGWAKFLVIFADELERGTSFVLGEVHDEGSGEDGIGYESYFASSGDRAGEGSVQFRLKGLYAGWPVMESWFDRSARAWERIGYPISRSASVHHAITEDAGDISTSSTHDPMDPLHSKSPIRKRLPRASPATSMPRESSWPEIKKQNSLSPTPVRVRRSVVPKPAPLTDLPTIDDVRAAEASEMSQRAHGLSRFGSFRKSSRRTSAYMNMPAPATTVDMEEPMEMSLRPVASSLDVSMAEAPSATIDMSGDISTQLNQAPNMQRSTAQLLNTS, from the coding sequence ATGGTGCGTCAATTTTTGGCGACACTGAAAGAATTTTTTGGCCCAGATCCCAGGATATTGGCGGCATCACAGCGAGACGAAATACTGGGTAATGATACTCCCATCAGCGCCTTGCACGGCACTCAATCTGTGTCGCAGCTCTCTCACGGTGCAGCCACAGAGAGTCGTGTGTCCTTGCCTGTTTTCAACTCTGGCGTCCGGCAAGGCAGTCAAGTTGTGCGCGCAtggcagcgcatccagctaTTCTGTGAAGAACAGTATGAGGAGCTTCGAGACACACTCAACTGGCCCGCGAAAGCGGAGACTTTGAACGCTCTCCAACATGGCATCGGACGTGCGCTTCCTCAAGCTGTTTGCGAGTGGCTCTTGTGTTGTGATGGCCAGGAGATCGAGTCGTACGCATCCTGCAGTGATGGACTCTTTTTCGGCCTACCATTCCTCGGATCTGATGCTATTTTGCGCGAGTGGCGTTTCTGGCGCCTCGTAGACAAGGACGAAAGGACCGTCAACAATCCGGATCTCAATAAGCGCATGGCCAGTTGCCCACCTGGCTGGGTCCGCAAACGGTACTCTTGCCCAGACTGGATCCCCCTCATTTCGGATGGCCTTGGCAATTACATCGGTGTGGACTTGTCACCTGATCCAAATGGCGAGGGTAAGCCTGGGCAGGTCATTCTCTTTGGACGTGATTTTGATACCAAAATGGTTCTATACGGTTGCGACGGACCTGATGGATGGGCAAAGTTCTTGGTTATATTTGCAgatgagctcgagcgtggcACAAGCTTCGTTCTCGGCGAGGTCCACGACGAGGGCAGTGGTGAGGATGGCATTGGATACGAGTCGTACTTTGCGAGTTCAGGCGATCGTGCTGGTGAGGGCTCTGTCCAATTCCGTCTGAAGGGCCTGTACGCTGGATGGCCCGTTATGGAAAGCTGGTTTGATCGCTCCGCACGGGCATGGGAACGGATCGGCTACCCCATATCAAGGAGCGCATCTGTGCACCATGCCATCACGGAAGACGCTGGGGATATCTCTACTTCATCTACACATGACCCTATGGATCCTTTGCATAGCAAGTCGCCTATCCGCAAGCGTCTACCACGCGCATCTCCTGCAACCTCAATGCCAAGAGAGTCGTCATGGCCTGAAATAAAAAAGCAAAACTCACTCTCACCCACACCAGTACGTGTGCGGCGTTCGGTCGTACCGAAACCTGCGCCCCTCACAGATCTCCCGACCATTGATGACGTGCGTGCTGCCGAGGCATCGGAAATGTCTCAACGCGCCCATGGACTGTCCCGGTTTGGCAGCTTCCGCAAATCGTCTCGGAGAACGTCAGCGTACATGAACATgcctgcgcctgccacAACTGTGGACATGGAGGAACCGATGGAAATGTCACTGAGACCCGTCGCGTCCTCACTTGATGTAAGCATGGCAGAGGCACCGTCTGCAACAATAGATATGTCAGGCGATATTTCCACTCAGCTCAATCAGGCACCAAACATGCAAAGAAGCACAGCCCAGCTCTTGAATACGTCTTGA
- a CDS encoding mannosyl-oligosaccharide glucosidase, giving the protein MVLSSWLWACLMLATVFAIVTHAESTLWGTYRPQLLFGLRPRMPQTLLTGFMYYSPTSIQGGAPTRHLASVNPGPDYFRWKYHDGRNFGIQEIVDHEHNYLLETSFVKSGHQDGAPGHWGIRIRGTVLDDSKPANIVTYYYMGSENSRFPFYVTEQGEARCSVLGGVSMRTQDAPENRPLEGFERMAYAALSVDVRETWRGQDIILEEHIRQKQESLKRPTDALDHHMVFSNRTESNTTFFAVQKAFEGNFSYDIFLDSGSSSPDAKLHPENLTHLLASYKKEHDEHFESRFGLIKSGMHANHVEAAREITSQLIGGIGYYYGESLVDRRPLNDSGMYLHDMHGAMPKPEGPHSLLTATPSRSFFPRGFYWDEGFHLLHIGAWDAELASMIFGSWTHLMDKNGWVAREQILGEEARSQVPREFQTQYPQHANPPTLIFGLNSMLDEYHSRVKEAQEDLEGVNYIQRADLGDMDRMHKKLESLYPHWKRHYEWFRRTQRGQIRQWGREATSRYEAYRWRGRSPTHVLTSGLDDYPRASTPHIGELHVDLLSWMGLFASSMAQFAETLGNDDDALEYRQQAEDIAANVIDLHWNDEERLFCDASVGHDDESYFECHPGYVSLFPFLTQLLKPESEQLSATLDLLSDHDALWSPHGLRSLSKAHPLFGEDEDYWRGAIWLPINYMALRALHHYSQGSGKNADRCAILYTDLRLNIIHTVLDEYERTGYTWEQYDEETGHGRRNHPFTGWTSLVVLIMAEKYHTTYPTLS; this is encoded by the coding sequence ATGGTGTTGTCGTCATGGCTGTGGGCATGCTTGATGCTTGCCACAGTCTTTGCGATAGTTACTCATGCAGAATCTACTCTTTGGGGGACGTATCGTCCGCAGCTGCTCTTTGGTCTACGGCCGCGTATGCCCCAGACGCTGCTGACAGGATTCATGTACTATTCGCCTACCAGTAtccaaggcggcgcaccCACTAGACATTTGGCCTCTGTGAACCCGGGACCGGATTATTTTAGGTGGAAGTACCACGATGGACGAAACTTTGGTATTCAGGAGATCGTGGACCACGAGCACAACTACCTACTCGAGACGAGTTTTGTCAAGTCTGGTCACCAGGATGGTGCGCCAGGTCACTGGGGCATTAGAATCCGTGGTACAGTGCTGGATGATTCCAAGCCTGCTAATATCGTAACGTATTATTATATGGGCTCAGAAAATTCGAGGTTCCCATTCTATGTGACCGAACAGGGAGAAGCGCGTTGTAGTGTCCTTGGTGGCGTCTCGATGCGGACACAAGATGCGCCTGAGAATAGGCCACTAGAAGGCTTTGAACGTATGGCGTATGCCGCTTTGTCGgtcgacgtgcgtgagACTTGGCGTGGCCAAGACATTATCCTGGAGGAGCATATTCGTCAAAAACAAGAATCCCTGAAAAGACCTACCGACGCTCTTGACCATCACATGGTGTTCTCAAATCGTACAGAGTCTAATACGACTTTTTTTGCGGTCCAAAAGGCGTTTGAGGGCAATTTTTCCTACGATATTTTCCTCGACAGCGGATCGTCATCGCCGGATGCCAAGCTCCATCCTGAAAATCTTACGCACTTGCTAGCATCGTATAAGAAGGAGCATGATGAGCATTTTGAGAGCAGATTTGGTCTTATCAAGAGCGGCATGCATGCGAATCATGTCGAGGCAGCCCGTGAAATCACTTCACAACTGATCGGCGGCATCGGCTATTACTACGGCGAGAGTCTAGTGGATCGCCGGCCCTTGAACGATTCGGGCATGTATTTGCACGATATGCATGGTGCCATGCCCAAGCCAGAGGGCCCTCACAGTCTGCTGACCGCCACACCAAGTCGCAGCTTCTTCCCTCGCGGCTTTTACTGGGACGAAGGCTTCCATTTGCTCCACATTGGTGCTTGGGACGCCGAATTGGCTTCCATGATCTTCGGGTCTTGGACGCACCTGATGGACAAGAACGGATGGGTCGCGCGTGAGCAAATTCTTGGTGAGGAGGCACGTAGCCAAGTGCCGCGGGAGTTCCAGACGCAGTATCCGCAGCATGCAAATCCGCCCACGTTGATTTTTGGCCTCAACTCCATGCTGGACGAGTACCACTCCCGTGTGAAAGAGGCGCAGGAAGATCTTGAAGGCGTCAATTATATCCAGCGTGCTGACCTTGGTGACATGGACAGGATGCATAAAAAGCTCGAATCACTGTATCCGCATTGGAAGCGGCATTATGAGTGGTTCcgtcgcacgcagcgaggaCAGATTCGCCAATGGGGCCGTGAGGCTACCTCACGTTATGAGGCGTATCGATGGCGCGGTCGCTCTCCGACGCATGTCCTCACGAGCGGTCTGGATGACTATccgcgcgcatcgacgccgcacATTGGTGAGCTACACGTCGATTTGCTTTCGTGGATGGGCCTCTTTGCTTCGTCTATGGCGCAATTCGCCGAGACCTTGGGcaatgatgatgatgcacTCGAGTACAGGCAGCAGGCAGAGGATATTGCCGCCAACGTGATCGACTTGCACTGGAATGATGAAGAGCGTCTGTTTTGCGATGCATCCGTGGGGCATGACGACGAGTCGTACTTCGAGTGCCACCCAGGCTATGTAAGCCTCTTTCCCTTCttgacgcagctgctcaagccGGAGAGTGAGCAGCTAAGTGCGACGCTGGACTTGCTGAGcgaccacgacgcgctgtgGTCTCCCCATGGTCTTCGAAGTCTGAGCAAGGCCCATCCTCTCTTTGGTGAGGATGAGGATTACTGGCGTGGCGCGATTTGGCTGCCGATTAACTACATGGCTCTCCGTGCGCTGCACCACTACAGTCAGGGGTCCGGAAAGAATGCTGACCGGTGTGCGATACTTTACACGGATCTGCGCCTGAACATCATACACACCGTGCTGGATGAATACGAGCGTACTGGGTATACGTGGGAGCAGTATGATGAGGAAACAGGGCACGGACGCCGGAACCATCCATTTACGGGCTGGACGTCGCTGGTCGTGCTTATCATGGCGGAGAAGTACCACACAACGTATCCAACCTTGTCATGA
- a CDS encoding dynamitin produces the protein MSKYTGLPDIDTAPDVYETHPQKEGARFMSDDDDDRESNTDAATTSDAIDTHSVNATQAAEKFRSTYLTPESYELHGTAGGTESTLARYMRLEHEVRELERILTARQGDTSTTPSMLAQLQTLERRIQRMRDDARHADPRDLTQAMIDALQQVPEPVSAQSAPSATHMSAWDERLTALESRLGVQALQSDVPLADTIHRLEQQMQLLTQPRHLDTIIARAKAVCSELEHVDERRRHFANDDDEALAQVRELYALQSRIEPLEPLAPALLARLQTLAPLHSAASEFHTSLSQVEARQTTLQARHADLHTLLQKLEQSMQENQAIMQRNLQSLMTRLDTLCGTSPP, from the coding sequence ATGTCCAAGTACACTGGCTTGCCGGATATCGACACGGCACCCGATGTGTACGAGACGCACCCACAGAAGGAGGGAGCGCGCTTCATGagtgatgatgatgatgataGAGAGTCCAATACAGACGCGGCCACGACATCGGACGCCATTGATACTCACAGTGTGAATGCGACACAAGCGGCCGAAAAGTTTCGGTCGACCTACTTGACGCCCGAGTCGTATGAGCTACATGGCACAGCTGGTGGGACTGAGTCGACGCTCGCTCGATACATGCGTCTGGAGCATGAAGTGCGCGAACTTGAGCGGATTTTGACCGCTCGCCAGGGCGATACAAGTACGACGCCGAGTATGTTGGCACAACTCCAGACTCTCGAGCGTCGCATCCAGCGAATGCGTGACGATGCTAGGCATGCTGACCCACGCGACCTAACACAGGCGATGATAGATGCTCTTCAGCAAGTGCCCGAGCCAGTTTCGGCACAGTCAGCCCCTTCTGCGACGCATATGTCAGCATGGGACGAGCGACTCACGGCCCTTGAAAGTCGTTTGGGCGTCCAGGCACTTCAATCGGACGTTCCATTAGCCGATACGATTCATCGCCTGGAGCAACAAATGCAGCTTCTGACCCAACCACGACATCTGGATACCATTATCGCGCGTGCTAAAGCCGTGTGCTCTGAGCTGGAACATGTCGATGAGCGGCGAAGGCATTTCGCgaacgacgacgatgaagCGCTTGCCCAAGTAAGGGAGCTATATGCGCTCCAGTCACGAATCGAGCCACTTGAGCCTCTGGCCCCCGCTCTGCTTGCGCGTctgcagacgctcgcgccACTGCACTCTGCTGCTTCAGAGTTTCATACGTCGTTGTCGCAGGTCGAAGCACGGCAAACTACCCTACAGGCTCGGCATGCCGATCTACACACACTATTACAAAAGCTGGAGCAGAGTATGCAAGAGAACCAGGCCATCATGCAGCGTAATCTGCAGTCACTCATGACAAGGTTGGATACGTTGTGTGGTACTTCTCCGCCATGA
- a CDS encoding RNA-binding protein has product MSARVELYAWGHSDSDERSRSPSPVLSMQDTSSSTPPSSRSSIDERGHRDLMRWNDRFPVTTQPSRDVILLGLDADVNADMMRTLVTALANMVDARLAPPPQDVTVIRDRNNGTSKGFGFVKFSTLEDAKRFVYLHAPFISNPDTWLGPVKQTGLRRKRIKIDFSNSERPQGGLSYYEQHNAPDSKDQLKKARARRAKLMAGAVPAHQQMDLANENAGLRDASAFPTDMLLLTNVRLSETASSIGAVLCQASSAMEQVLLLRSRSTKESTGRVFVVLRDSDAAKAMLVTLRDRQKGYLSLLGDSVKTSYADAIVMEEADPFDPTNAAHVFEDRCGRTWRYEDESLGLDLWKPEDMLPTSAPSSTSSSVSEAHTPPPAHGPLVSHAPPVATAAPEPIMSHGTSYYMPQPAMIAPKPPPMSQHAVLRMLNFSDASRRICVLCQRQFRSMDMLHRHTEESALHQANLNDEAACRAGAARMLSMPSNVKENVTATPLPPPTMMLPTFEKNEAKVLGMRPALQQVGWNASPTQAWTMPSFSIPLVASSWPAM; this is encoded by the coding sequence ATGTCGGCTAGGGTGGAGCTTTATGCGTGGGGGCACTCTGATTCAGATGAACGTAGTCGGTCGCCGTCGCCCGTCCTGTCCATGCAGGACACTTCTtcctcgacgccgccatcgtcgcGTTCATCGATCGATGAACGCGGCCACCGTGACTTGATGCGATGGAATGATCGCTTTCCAGTCACTACGCAGCCATCGCGCGATGTCATCCTGCTCGGACTCGACGCTGATGTGAACGCAGACATGATGCGCACACTCGTGACAGCTCTTGCCAACAtggtcgatgcgcgcctcgcgcctCCGCCACAGGATGTGACCGTGATCCGTGATCGCAATAATGGTACCTCTAAGGGCTTTGGTTTTGTCAAGTTCAGCACCCTCGAAGACGCGAAACGCTTTGTATATTTGCACGCACCATTCATCTCGAACCCCGACACTTGGCTGGGCCCGGTGAAGCAAACGGGACTGCGCCGCAAACGCATCAAAATTGATTTTAGCAATAGCGAGAGACCGCAGGGCGGGCTTTCGTACTATGAACAGCACAATGCCCCTGACAGCAAGGACCAGCTCAAAAAAGcccgagctcgtcgtgccaAGCTGATGGCGGGAGCCGTGCCTGCTCATCAGCAAATGGACTTGGCGAATGAGAACGCCGGTCTACGCGACGCGTCTGCTTTTCCCACCGATATGCTTCTGCTCACGAATGTGCGCCTTTCTGAAACTGCGTCGAGCATCGGTGCTGTTCTCTGTCAGGCAAGTTCGGCCATGGAGCAAGTGTTGCTTCTTCGAAGCAGGTCGACGAAAGAGTCCACAGGTCGCGTTTttgtcgtgctgcgcgactcgGACGCAGCTAAAGCTATGCTGGTCACTCTGCGTGACAGGCAAAAAGGCTACCTGTCTCTGCTTGGTGACAGTGTCAAGACATCGTATGCGGACGCCATTGTCATGGAAGAAGCCGATCCATTTGACCCGACGAACGCCGCCCACGTGTTTGAAGACCGATGCGGTCGAACGTGGCGGTACGAGGACGAATCACTTGGCTTGGACTTGTGGAAGCCTGAGGATATGTTGCCGACGAGTGCGCCTTCCTCGACAAGCTCATCTGTGTCCGAAGCACACACACCGCCCCCTGCCCATGGGCCTCTCGTCTCGCATGCGCCTCCCGTcgcgacggcagcgccagAGCCGATCATGTCACACGGCACTTCGTACTATATGCCCCAGCCCGCCATGATCGCACCCAAGCCACCGCCTATGTCGCAGCATGCCGTTCTCCGCATGCTCAACTTTTCcgatgcatcgcgtcgCATTTGCGTGCTGTGCCAACGTCAGTTCCGCTCGATGGATATGCTGCATCGTCACACGGAAGAAAGTGCACTGCATCAAGCTAACTTGAATGATGAGgcagcatgccgcgcaggcgcagctcgcaTGCTGTCCATGCCGTCGAATGTCAAGGAGAACGTGACGGCAACGCctctgccgccgcccaccATGATGCTTCCGACGTTCGAAAAGAACGAGGCGAAAGTACTCGGTATGCGCCCAGCCCTGCAGCAAGTTGGCTGGAACGCATCTCCCACGCAAGCATGGACCATGCCGTCCTTTTCGATACCTCTAGTTGCGTCTTCTTGGCCCGCCATGTAA
- a CDS encoding RAM signaling pathway protein domain protein translates to MSETRARRVPVPTLTDTPRTNGLKKLNLPTVGATQAAADAAAAAMSSPPSLSRSDRSVSIADSETADAERTRYFRRYSSLPSVPSMPKPVLKFVDASRGVLFALSQMYSAITQYTSVSTDERLVAHFSRMLSMSVKSMSVLINALDRLDAVSCAGMPEPVLVRHVLQACHDALRTFRRAVTMLHIQLPQLGQTVDPRFSRTLLLLLYGSVAELRNSAMLMAPHVRDVVPFLDKHVSYATVDASTSVSSHRTARQPSQADVSFEETAEISQPASSTPLKKCPQRLGLPTNSVRSPGVSPREIPKPDASARGPLSPGTVSSASTRMRMLSSNTSGGEDGLLQLLLQVTDNAMQIWSELGDYVQAGMEQGHEEEQDATRIKRLRDVNESCASMMDMTKRLQWTRDRASDANLRTSQADMHDLWEQCNQFVRATIHISTLVRAVSVTYPFPRDLMRAMGDLNQGCAALAVHLHQLSPS, encoded by the coding sequence ATGTCAGAGAcacgcgcgcgacgcgtgcctgtgccaaCGTTGACGGATACACCGCGCACGAATGGTCTAAAGAAACTGAATTTGCCGACAGTAGGTGCGACTCAAGCTGCCGCAGATGCTGCGGCTGCTGCCATGAGCTCACCACCGTCCCTATCTCGCAGCGATCGGAGCGTCTCGATCGCAGATTCGGAGACAGCtgatgccgagcgcacAAGATATTTTCGAAGATACTCTTCTCTCCCTTCTGTGCCAAGCATGCCCAAGCCCGTCCTGAAGTTTGTCGATGCCTCACGCGGTGTGCTTTTTGCTCTCTCGCAGATGTACTCGGCTATTACGCAATACACCTCGGTATCGACGGATGAGCGGCTCGTGGCACACTTTTCTCGCATGCTTAGCATGTCGGTCAAGTCGATGAGCGTGCTTATAAATGCTCTAGACCGATTAGACGCCGTATCTTGTGCAGGCATGCCTGAACCTGTGCTTGTGCGCCATGTCTTGCAAGCATGTCATGATGCATTGCGCACATTTAGGCGCGCAGTGACGATGCTGCATATCCAGCTACCTCAGCTGGGACAGACGGTGGATCCTCGCTTCTCACGGACTCTTTTGCTGCTTTTGTACGGCAGCGTGGCCGAATTGCGGAATAGTGCCATGTTGATGGCCCCGCATGTAAGAGACGTCGTACCTTTTCTTGATAAACATGTATCATACGCCACGGTCGATGCGAGTACATCAGTTTCGTCGCACCGCACTGCACGCCAGCCAAGTCAAGCTGACGTATCTTTCGAAGAGACGGCGGAAATATCACAGCCAGCGTCGAGCACGCCTTTAAAAAAGTGTCCACAGCGCCTGGGTCTCCCTACAAATTCCGTGCGATCCCCAGGCGTGTCCCCTCGCGAGATACCCAAGCCCGATGCTTCGGCCCGCGGACCGCTCTCGCCCGGTACtgtgtcgagcgcgtcaaCGCGAATGCGCATGCTCTCTTCCAATACGTCAGGAGGTGAAGATGGATTGCTCCAGCTGCTACTGCAAGTGACGGACAATGCCATGCAAATATGGAGCGAGCTGGGCGACTATGTCCAAGCTGGCATGGAGCAGGGCCATGAGGAGGAACAAGATGCCACCCGTATAAAGCGCCTACGTGATGTAAACGAATCTTGCGCAAGTATGATGGACATGACCAAGCGACTGCAATGGACGCGCGAtcgcgcgagcgacgcTAACCTACGCACGTCCCAAGCTGACATGCACGATCTTTGGGAACAATGCAATCAGTTTGTGCGCGCCACCATCCATATCTCCACTCTCGTACGGGCTGTGTCCGTGACTTACCCTTTTCCCCGCGACCTCATGCGCGCCATGGGTGATCTGAACCAGggctgcgccgccctcgccgTCCATCTTCATCAGCTTTCACCCTCATGA